In Erythrobacter sp. F6033, a single genomic region encodes these proteins:
- a CDS encoding tetratricopeptide repeat protein gives MALKPTSGSNKTPSVTVDDPTPEDEILMREIDEAVRQDDATQFFQKYGVMLGSGLALLLAAFGGYLVWDNYTESGLEAQSETLVQALDQFEGSDFAGASATVEELTSADNDGARTSARFMQAAAALEQGETAKAVELYGTIASDENAPPALRDLARIREVATNFDDREPADVIAKLKDLAVPGNPFFGSAGELTAIAQLEAGNRDAAGALFGEIAKDEELPETLRSRARQMAGLLGIDAVDDVEQLLEDQGIDPEAGLVEQPQ, from the coding sequence GTGGCGCTCAAACCGACTTCTGGATCAAACAAAACACCGTCAGTCACCGTCGATGACCCAACGCCTGAGGACGAAATCCTCATGCGCGAAATCGATGAAGCTGTGCGTCAGGATGATGCGACGCAGTTTTTCCAAAAATACGGCGTAATGCTGGGTTCTGGACTCGCCTTGTTGCTGGCAGCGTTCGGCGGGTATCTCGTGTGGGATAACTACACCGAAAGCGGCCTTGAGGCGCAGTCGGAAACGCTGGTTCAGGCATTGGACCAGTTCGAAGGCAGCGATTTCGCCGGTGCAAGCGCGACAGTCGAAGAATTGACGAGCGCAGACAATGATGGCGCCCGCACTTCGGCTCGGTTCATGCAAGCTGCGGCTGCATTGGAACAGGGCGAAACGGCCAAGGCAGTCGAACTGTACGGCACGATTGCATCTGATGAGAACGCGCCGCCCGCGCTGCGCGATCTGGCCCGTATTCGCGAAGTCGCCACAAATTTTGACGACCGCGAGCCAGCGGATGTTATCGCCAAGCTCAAAGACTTGGCCGTGCCCGGAAACCCATTCTTCGGCAGTGCGGGCGAATTGACCGCAATCGCGCAGCTTGAAGCGGGCAACCGCGATGCGGCCGGCGCGCTGTTCGGTGAGATTGCCAAAGACGAAGAGCTTCCCGAAACACTTCGATCACGCGCACGCCAAATGGCTGGGCTGTTGGGCATTGATGCGGTGGACGACGTGGAACAGCTGCTCGAAGATCAAGGGATCGATCCAGAAGCTGGGCTAGTCGAACAACCGCAATAA
- a CDS encoding glycosyltransferase family 4 protein produces MVETAKVLHCHSTFSAGGKEVRCAKLINAFGKGLTHHIVSAMPDQMGARSLIDRKRALVGYPDNFPSLTGRPTPGRLVGIAQALKDYDLILTYNWGAMDVVMAHTVFAQQFNLPPLIHHEDGFNEDEAHQLKWTRNWYRRIALGRAHSLVVPSDTLEKIALDAWKQPRERIVRIPNGIDTKAFARKPDAKKLRLVKREGERWIGTLAGLRAVKQLPMLVEAVRDMPENWHLVILGEGPERDAILESAVRHDVSHRVHLPGAIDDPASVVGLFDIFALSSKSEQFPLSVVEAMAAGLPVAAPDVGDVKSIVGEKNRGYIAVPDDVDALATVIGELVEDPDLRAEIGKQNRKKAMDMFDASRMIERYSDLYSSALSGKWKGVK; encoded by the coding sequence ATGGTTGAAACTGCAAAAGTTCTTCACTGCCATTCGACATTTTCGGCAGGCGGCAAGGAAGTGCGCTGTGCCAAGCTGATCAATGCGTTTGGCAAAGGTCTGACCCACCATATTGTATCGGCAATGCCGGATCAGATGGGTGCACGCTCCCTGATTGATCGCAAGCGCGCTCTGGTAGGCTATCCTGACAATTTCCCGTCGCTGACGGGTCGTCCTACGCCGGGGCGATTGGTCGGGATTGCACAGGCGCTTAAAGACTATGACCTCATCCTCACATACAATTGGGGGGCGATGGATGTGGTTATGGCGCACACCGTGTTTGCGCAGCAATTCAACCTGCCGCCGCTCATCCATCACGAAGACGGGTTCAACGAAGACGAAGCCCATCAGTTGAAATGGACGCGCAATTGGTATCGCCGGATCGCTTTGGGCCGCGCGCATTCTTTAGTCGTGCCAAGCGACACGCTCGAAAAAATTGCTCTCGATGCCTGGAAACAGCCGCGCGAACGGATAGTGCGCATTCCCAACGGGATCGACACGAAAGCCTTTGCGCGAAAGCCCGATGCCAAGAAATTGCGGCTGGTGAAGCGCGAAGGGGAGCGTTGGATCGGCACGCTCGCTGGGCTGCGCGCCGTTAAACAACTGCCCATGCTGGTCGAAGCGGTCCGGGACATGCCCGAAAACTGGCATCTGGTTATCCTTGGCGAGGGGCCGGAGCGCGATGCTATTCTGGAATCGGCCGTGCGGCACGATGTTAGCCACCGCGTCCACTTGCCCGGCGCAATTGATGATCCAGCCTCCGTTGTCGGGCTGTTCGACATTTTCGCGCTGTCTTCAAAATCGGAACAATTCCCGCTTTCCGTGGTGGAAGCGATGGCGGCTGGGCTGCCAGTTGCGGCACCCGATGTGGGTGATGTGAAGTCAATCGTGGGAGAGAAAAACCGCGGCTATATTGCGGTGCCCGATGATGTCGATGCGCTTGCGACGGTGATCGGCGAACTCGTCGAAGATCCTGATCTGCGCGCGGAAATCGGAAAGCAAAACCGCAAAAAGGCAATGGATATGTTCGATGCCTCGCGCATGATCGAACGCTATTCGGACCTATATTCGTCTGCCCTGAGCGGTAAATGGAAAGGCGTAAAATAG
- a CDS encoding alpha/beta hydrolase → MASNYEDRSWTSEDGLNLHYRDYAGPEGYDGPPVLCLHGLTRNSRDFADLADHLCQTRRVIVPEMRGRGMSDYAPSSDTYNPLQYVADVEKLLAEQSIDRFISIGTSMGGLMTMLMAPTRPGRIVALVMNDIGPEVNMAGVERIGTYVGQGGSYPTWIHAARSLAEAHGAAFPDFDLDKWLEMAKRTLVVSQNGRISYDYDMAIAEPFKQPGNAAPANLWLAYEALRNVPMLLVRGELSDLLTPETVGQMGARNPAMKTVTVPRVGHAPSLDEPEARAAIDELLASV, encoded by the coding sequence ATGGCATCGAATTATGAAGACCGCTCGTGGACCAGCGAAGACGGGCTAAATCTGCATTACCGCGACTATGCGGGACCGGAAGGATATGACGGACCGCCGGTCCTGTGCCTGCACGGCCTCACACGCAATTCGCGCGATTTCGCGGACCTGGCTGACCACCTGTGCCAGACCCGGCGAGTGATTGTGCCCGAAATGCGCGGGCGCGGGATGAGCGATTATGCGCCGTCATCTGACACCTATAATCCGCTGCAATATGTTGCAGACGTCGAAAAACTGCTTGCTGAGCAAAGCATTGACCGGTTCATATCGATCGGCACGTCGATGGGCGGATTGATGACCATGCTGATGGCGCCGACAAGGCCCGGACGCATTGTTGCGCTGGTGATGAATGATATCGGGCCAGAGGTGAACATGGCCGGTGTTGAGCGCATTGGCACCTATGTCGGCCAAGGTGGCAGCTATCCGACATGGATACACGCGGCGCGCTCGCTGGCCGAGGCGCATGGAGCGGCGTTTCCCGATTTCGATCTCGACAAATGGCTCGAAATGGCAAAGCGCACTCTGGTCGTCAGTCAGAATGGCCGGATCAGCTACGATTACGACATGGCCATTGCAGAGCCTTTCAAACAGCCCGGCAACGCCGCCCCGGCAAATCTGTGGCTCGCCTATGAAGCGTTGCGCAATGTTCCGATGTTGCTCGTTCGCGGGGAGCTATCCGATTTGCTGACGCCCGAAACTGTCGGGCAAATGGGTGCGCGCAACCCTGCGATGAAGACCGTCACCGTGCCGCGCGTTGGCCATGCGCCGTCGCTGGATGAGCCGGAGGCGCGCGCTGCGATTGATGAATTGCTGGCGAGCGTCTGA
- a CDS encoding protein adenylyltransferase SelO: MRSEPQPSEYRADTAITQLTDWIAAPVEAADFPQTQVRFRNNRWAATVGLDHFSDADWAKHFGRFEPLEGNLPHPLALAYHGHQFRVYNPEIGDGRGFLFAQMRDGDGRLMDLGTKGSGQTPFSRAGDGRLTLKGGVREILATEMLEALGVNTSKTFSIIETGEQLTRQDEPSPARSAVMVRLSNSHIRIGTFQRLLAIEERDQMAQLVDYCLKQFPGPMPPEDAPGRDEPAVILLHQVVERMADLAASYMVAGFVHGVLNTDNMNITGESFDYGPWRWLPTWDPGFTAAYFDHSGLYAFGRQPEALHWNCGQLAVALRMLTDSEPLVAAMNRFGELYMAAISRRWCWRLGIEPLGSDADTALVGVCEQYMREHKMGPDAFFFTHRGGRGDPSGPLGDALTAYTPTDSSHNYWADEAPQSMLIEEVEAIWSAIADNDDWSPLYAKVDQLRRMGQAHGEPPEPRGHAKTT; this comes from the coding sequence ATGCGATCCGAACCGCAACCTTCCGAATATCGCGCCGATACCGCCATAACGCAGCTGACCGACTGGATTGCTGCGCCCGTGGAGGCCGCCGATTTCCCTCAGACCCAAGTGCGATTCCGCAATAATCGCTGGGCGGCGACCGTCGGGCTGGACCATTTCAGCGACGCGGATTGGGCCAAGCATTTCGGGCGATTCGAGCCGCTGGAGGGCAACCTGCCCCACCCTCTCGCACTGGCATATCACGGGCATCAGTTCCGCGTGTACAATCCCGAAATCGGCGACGGACGCGGATTCCTGTTCGCTCAGATGCGCGATGGTGATGGCCGATTGATGGATCTTGGCACCAAAGGATCGGGCCAGACGCCCTTTAGCCGCGCAGGTGATGGGCGCCTTACGCTGAAAGGCGGCGTTCGCGAGATTTTGGCGACGGAAATGTTGGAAGCGCTGGGCGTAAATACGTCAAAGACTTTCTCCATCATCGAAACCGGCGAGCAATTGACCCGGCAGGATGAACCCTCGCCTGCCCGCTCCGCCGTGATGGTCCGGTTGAGTAACTCGCATATTCGCATCGGTACGTTTCAGCGTCTCCTTGCGATTGAGGAACGCGATCAGATGGCGCAGCTCGTCGATTATTGCCTGAAGCAGTTTCCCGGACCGATGCCGCCCGAGGATGCGCCTGGCCGCGATGAGCCCGCAGTTATCCTGCTGCATCAGGTTGTCGAGCGGATGGCTGACCTCGCCGCCAGTTATATGGTCGCCGGTTTCGTTCACGGCGTGCTCAACACCGACAATATGAACATCACAGGCGAAAGCTTTGATTACGGTCCGTGGCGGTGGTTGCCGACATGGGACCCCGGTTTCACCGCTGCCTATTTCGATCACAGCGGGCTATATGCTTTCGGTCGCCAACCGGAGGCGCTGCATTGGAATTGCGGTCAATTGGCGGTTGCACTGCGCATGCTGACCGATTCCGAACCGCTAGTGGCGGCGATGAACCGCTTCGGAGAGCTTTACATGGCAGCGATCTCTAGGCGGTGGTGCTGGCGATTGGGCATTGAACCGCTCGGTAGTGATGCCGATACGGCTCTCGTCGGCGTGTGCGAGCAATATATGCGCGAACACAAAATGGGCCCGGACGCGTTTTTCTTCACGCATCGCGGCGGACGCGGCGACCCGAGTGGTCCATTGGGTGACGCTCTGACGGCCTATACGCCGACCGATAGCTCGCACAATTACTGGGCCGATGAGGCCCCGCAAAGCATGCTGATCGAAGAGGTCGAAGCCATCTGGTCAGCCATCGCCGACAATGATGACTGGTCTCCACTCTACGCCAAAGTCGATCAACTAAGGCGGATGGGGCAAGCACATGGAGAACCGCCGGAGCCCAGAGGACACGCAAAAACTACGTGA
- the astD gene encoding succinylglutamate-semialdehyde dehydrogenase translates to MSTQSGAPRRAPPTEEPHKRGKFRRVTNTTLISHDPATGDELWRGEHGDVDAAVSAGRKAFPAWAARPLANRIEMVRRFANEVRAEADGIAELIAREAGKPLWEARTEVDAVINKVDISVNAYAERTGKKKLDSALNGSAALRHKPHGAMAVLGPYNFPAHLPNGHMIPALIAGNVVLFKPSEKTPAVGAALVECFRKAEFPDGVVQLVIGGPEEGKALVAHPGIDGVLFTGSANAGIAINRKLASNPGKIVALEMGGNNPLVVTDTPLLADAAALIVQSAFTTAGQRCTAARRLIIVDSMFDPLMKELVKLTKSLLIGNPLDDVQPFMGPVIDNETAELLGESFLALVTAGGKPITHMRRLDPDKPFLTPGIIDTTDIPDRPDIELFGPILQVIRVPDLDAAIAEANNTRFGLSASLIGGSPDDYARFWANVRAGIINWNRPTNGASSSAPFGGIGLSGNHRPAAFYAADYCAYPVASTEMNQPRANIAIGIKN, encoded by the coding sequence ATTTCGACACAGAGCGGCGCTCCACGAAGAGCACCGCCGACAGAGGAACCTCACAAAAGGGGCAAGTTTCGAAGAGTGACTAACACAACTCTGATTTCTCATGATCCCGCCACTGGCGATGAATTGTGGCGCGGCGAACACGGCGATGTCGATGCCGCTGTCAGCGCTGGCCGAAAAGCTTTTCCGGCATGGGCCGCTCGCCCGCTTGCCAACCGTATCGAAATGGTGCGCCGCTTCGCAAACGAAGTGCGTGCAGAGGCCGATGGCATCGCCGAATTGATCGCGCGGGAGGCCGGCAAACCGCTTTGGGAAGCTCGAACCGAAGTCGATGCTGTCATCAACAAGGTCGATATCTCGGTAAATGCCTATGCCGAACGGACTGGTAAGAAGAAGCTGGATAGCGCGCTAAACGGATCCGCTGCTCTGCGTCACAAACCGCATGGCGCGATGGCTGTGTTGGGGCCGTATAACTTCCCGGCTCACCTGCCCAACGGGCATATGATCCCGGCATTGATTGCGGGCAATGTTGTCCTGTTCAAACCGTCGGAGAAAACGCCAGCAGTCGGCGCTGCCTTGGTCGAATGTTTCCGCAAAGCAGAGTTTCCCGATGGCGTGGTTCAGCTCGTGATTGGAGGCCCCGAAGAAGGCAAAGCTCTCGTCGCCCATCCGGGAATTGACGGCGTGCTGTTCACCGGATCGGCCAATGCGGGGATCGCCATCAACCGCAAGCTGGCATCAAACCCGGGCAAAATCGTGGCGTTGGAAATGGGCGGCAACAATCCACTCGTCGTAACAGACACGCCCTTGCTGGCTGACGCAGCCGCGTTAATCGTCCAGAGCGCATTCACGACTGCGGGCCAACGCTGCACCGCTGCGCGCAGGCTCATCATCGTCGATTCCATGTTCGATCCGCTGATGAAAGAGTTGGTCAAGCTGACCAAGAGCCTCCTGATCGGCAATCCATTGGACGACGTTCAACCGTTTATGGGCCCGGTGATTGACAATGAGACCGCCGAATTGCTCGGAGAAAGTTTCCTCGCACTGGTGACTGCGGGGGGTAAGCCGATCACTCATATGCGGCGTCTTGATCCCGACAAACCGTTTCTGACACCCGGAATTATCGACACCACGGATATTCCAGATCGGCCCGATATCGAGCTGTTCGGTCCGATCTTGCAAGTCATCCGCGTGCCCGATCTCGACGCGGCTATTGCAGAGGCTAACAACACCCGGTTTGGTCTGTCTGCATCGCTTATCGGCGGTTCGCCCGATGATTACGCGCGGTTCTGGGCCAATGTTCGTGCGGGTATTATCAACTGGAACCGACCGACAAATGGCGCATCATCTTCCGCACCGTTTGGCGGGATCGGGCTGTCGGGCAACCACCGTCCAGCGGCGTTCTATGCGGCGGATTACTGCGCATATCCGGTGGCGAGCACAGAAATGAATCAGCCGCGCGCAAATATCGCGATCGGTATCAAGAACTGA